A section of the Roseivirga sp. BDSF3-8 genome encodes:
- a CDS encoding ATP-binding protein codes for MYTHPFKLYMVNERSRIMEVKSVLATTCRRLGLTEHQTGKVEIVASEIMTNQLKYGLNGMILFRTIKKSDEAGIEILGIDSGPGMQNVWQNIKDGVSSGESSLGTGLGAINRFSSEFDIYSYPDKGTVIYSLIRFREDEPAILFQQEPSVVSRPRKKEINTGVLSVCYPGADVCGDMCATMQKAGNHYFFISDGLGHGVPAHEASRKAVESFTDSEKVDLRDILTDIHHGMEKTRGGVGAMLRLNLNKKRLAYCGVGNITGKVIHEGKAKSLISVSGTLGYNMPRQPLVVEQDIVPPAVVVLHSDGLKNSWVWSDYPGLQSRHPLVIAAVLYRDSKVTRDDQMAVVIKINKV; via the coding sequence ATGTATACTCACCCGTTTAAGCTGTATATGGTTAATGAGCGCAGCAGGATCATGGAGGTAAAATCAGTACTTGCCACTACCTGCCGCAGACTGGGCTTAACGGAACATCAGACCGGAAAGGTAGAGATAGTGGCCTCGGAGATCATGACCAATCAGTTGAAATACGGCCTGAATGGAATGATACTTTTCCGGACAATAAAGAAAAGTGATGAGGCGGGTATCGAAATTTTGGGCATAGACAGCGGACCAGGTATGCAAAATGTCTGGCAAAATATAAAAGACGGGGTATCATCCGGAGAAAGCAGCCTTGGTACAGGGTTGGGAGCTATCAACAGGTTTTCTTCCGAATTCGATATTTATTCATACCCGGACAAAGGTACAGTGATTTATTCGCTGATTAGGTTCAGAGAAGATGAACCGGCCATCCTGTTTCAGCAGGAACCATCTGTTGTCTCCAGGCCCAGAAAAAAAGAAATTAACACAGGCGTGCTGTCTGTATGCTACCCCGGGGCAGATGTATGTGGTGATATGTGCGCCACTATGCAAAAAGCCGGTAATCACTATTTTTTCATTAGTGATGGCCTCGGGCATGGAGTGCCTGCACATGAGGCTTCGCGCAAGGCTGTAGAGTCGTTTACGGATTCGGAAAAGGTGGATCTGCGTGACATACTTACAGACATACATCATGGCATGGAAAAAACAAGGGGAGGGGTAGGAGCGATGCTGCGCCTGAACCTGAATAAAAAACGCCTGGCCTACTGTGGAGTAGGGAATATCACTGGCAAAGTCATCCATGAAGGAAAGGCCAAAAGCCTTATTTCTGTCAGTGGTACTCTGGGGTATAACATGCCCCGGCAACCTCTTGTGGTAGAGCAGGATATAGTACCTCCGGCCGTGGTGGTTCTTCATTCGGACGGCCTGAAAAATAGCTGGGTTTGGTCGGACTATCCCGGATTACAGTCCAGGCACCCCCTGGTCATAGCCGCTGTACTTTACCGGGACAGTAAGGTAACACGTGATGATCAGATGGCAGTGGTAATAAAAATAAATAAGGTCTGA